A DNA window from uncultured Methanoregula sp. contains the following coding sequences:
- a CDS encoding PDGLE domain-containing protein: MMDNKTFLIAGIVIALLIGAVAVFMASGDPDGLESTALVVQGQKTMTGATPPDAEIHEDLNGKFAYSAPMPDYSLGEKMGSAGGLIAIIVGTILAFLVVLGLAYAIKAAAKPTK, from the coding sequence ATGATGGATAACAAAACATTCCTGATTGCCGGCATCGTCATTGCCCTCCTCATCGGTGCTGTGGCAGTCTTCATGGCCTCGGGAGATCCGGATGGTCTCGAAAGTACAGCGCTTGTGGTCCAGGGACAAAAAACCATGACCGGCGCAACCCCGCCCGATGCCGAGATCCACGAAGACCTGAACGGCAAGTTCGCCTATTCCGCACCCATGCCGGATTACTCCCTTGGCGAAAAGATGGGATCGGCCGGGGGCCTGATTGCCATCATCGTTGGCACGATACTTGCATTCCTCGTGGTGCTCGGGCTTGCCTACGCGATCAAGGCTGCTGCCAAACCCACAAAATAA
- a CDS encoding energy-coupling factor transporter transmembrane component T, whose protein sequence is MIEELFQIERDAYRDSIVHRIDARVKIAIAFAAIIALVAVPYSTMIYTVGALFFVFFIALWSCTGLSPVVYLKRLLSIVPLWGIIIFFQIFFKNKYYTDYHVVMTLPFGICIYAESIEFAFILLVKFVVCISFIILLSSTTKMHDMLEGAARMGLPAEFALALGMMIRYLFVFGYMFRKINETLKTKCFDAFDRHLPYRYRLRQLGYTIGTMFIRSYEQGERVYTSMLCRGYGKDSFLFVERKPLKRAEWTFLALALAFIIIIPVTTWITSYSLF, encoded by the coding sequence ATGATTGAAGAGCTCTTCCAGATCGAGCGGGATGCGTATCGCGACAGCATCGTCCACCGGATCGATGCCCGGGTAAAGATAGCGATCGCGTTTGCTGCGATCATCGCGCTTGTTGCCGTACCCTACTCAACCATGATTTATACCGTAGGGGCGCTTTTTTTTGTATTTTTTATTGCCCTCTGGTCCTGCACGGGTCTTTCGCCGGTCGTCTACCTCAAACGTCTCCTCTCGATAGTTCCCCTCTGGGGGATCATCATCTTCTTCCAGATCTTCTTCAAGAACAAGTATTACACCGATTACCACGTGGTCATGACGCTCCCTTTTGGGATCTGCATCTATGCCGAATCCATTGAGTTTGCCTTCATCCTTCTCGTCAAATTCGTAGTCTGCATCTCGTTCATCATCCTCTTGTCATCGACAACAAAGATGCACGACATGCTCGAAGGGGCAGCCCGTATGGGACTCCCGGCGGAATTTGCCCTTGCCCTCGGGATGATGATCCGCTACCTCTTCGTCTTCGGGTACATGTTCAGGAAGATCAACGAGACGTTGAAGACCAAATGCTTCGATGCGTTCGATCGCCATCTCCCTTACCGGTACCGGCTCAGGCAGCTCGGGTACACGATAGGGACCATGTTCATCCGCTCGTACGAGCAGGGCGAGCGGGTGTACACGAGCATGCTCTGCCGGGGGTACGGGAAGGACAGTTTCCTCTTTGTTGAGAGAAAACCGTTAAAGAGAGCGGAGTGGACATTTTTGGCCCTGGCCCTGGCCTTCATCATCATAATCCCCGTTACAACCTGGATAACCTCGTATTCCCTGTTCTGA
- a CDS encoding ATP-binding cassette domain-containing protein, whose product MHLIETRDLCYVYPGKVTALNNINFIAPRKARIAVIGSNGAGKSTLFKHFNGIFKPTSGSVLIRGEPITKQNIKEIRKFVGIVFQNPDDQIFSPTVEQDVAFGPTNLGLDPETIHHRVHESLKVVGIEHLAGRVPHHLSGGEKKRVAIAGVIAMEPEVLVLDEPTAGLDPRGVADLNTFINTLSSKYGMTVIFSTHDVGLVPEIADYIYVMDKGRIVACGTVGEIFVQPDMLKSVRLDVPVLPRILKSLQENGVEVSMAYTYAEAEESLLRAFGKRS is encoded by the coding sequence ATGCACCTTATCGAGACCCGCGACCTCTGCTATGTTTATCCCGGGAAAGTCACGGCGCTGAACAATATCAATTTCATTGCCCCGCGAAAGGCCCGCATTGCGGTGATCGGATCGAATGGTGCAGGCAAGAGCACGCTCTTCAAGCACTTCAACGGTATCTTCAAACCAACGTCCGGTTCCGTGCTGATCCGGGGCGAACCCATCACCAAGCAGAACATAAAAGAGATCCGGAAATTCGTGGGGATCGTATTCCAGAATCCTGACGACCAGATCTTCTCTCCTACCGTTGAGCAGGATGTGGCATTCGGTCCTACGAATCTCGGGCTGGATCCGGAAACCATCCACCACCGGGTGCATGAATCCCTCAAGGTAGTGGGCATCGAACACCTGGCAGGACGGGTGCCGCATCACCTGAGCGGCGGCGAGAAGAAACGGGTGGCCATTGCCGGTGTCATTGCCATGGAGCCCGAAGTGCTCGTACTCGATGAGCCGACCGCAGGCCTGGATCCCCGGGGTGTGGCCGATCTCAATACATTCATCAATACCCTCTCATCGAAATACGGCATGACCGTCATCTTCTCCACCCACGATGTCGGGCTCGTTCCCGAGATCGCCGATTACATTTACGTCATGGACAAAGGCAGGATCGTTGCCTGTGGAACGGTGGGTGAGATATTCGTGCAGCCGGACATGCTCAAATCCGTCCGGCTGGATGTGCCGGTACTGCCACGGATCCTTAAGTCCCTCCAGGAGAATGGCGTTGAGGTGTCGATGGCATATACCTATGCGGAAGCAGAAGAGTCCCTGCTTCGCGCCTTTGGCAAACGATCATGA